One region of Brassica napus cultivar Da-Ae chromosome A10, Da-Ae, whole genome shotgun sequence genomic DNA includes:
- the LOC106371671 gene encoding E3 ubiquitin-protein ligase RHF2A — protein MEGVGDTSSSEGNLISAAAFVEGGIQEACDDACSICLEPFCDSDPSTLTSCKHEFHLQCILEWCQRSSQCPMCWQSISLKDPTGQELLEGVVQERNLRFNPSRNATIFRHPTLGDFELQHLPAGVDNAELEERIIQHLAAAAAAAMGRARHGTRREGHRSSRSSTQGGHPQFMVFSPPPNAPPSPPPMLSSPSQRDETDLHNATIGEGSLQSNMQPPPASSHPHQGSPSASDSNTRSPNQSSPSDQDRAGPSELQSFSESLKSRLTSVSTRYKESITKNTRNWKDRFFSRNTSMAELGSEVKREVSAGIATVSRMMERLETRENSSRPDTASVPSSSGTENHTPAESNNERNRSEAGDEHSSNERGVKETCAAGSSSS, from the exons ATGGAG GGAGTTGGAGATACGTCGTCGTCTGAAGGGAATCTGATATCAGCAGCAGCGTTCGTGGAAGGGGGAATACAAGAGGCTTGTGATGATGCTTGTAGCATCTGTCTCGAACCCTTCTGCGATAGCGATCCTTCTACT TTGACTAGTTGCAAGCATGAGTTTCATCTTCAATGCATCCTTGAGTG GTGTCAAAGGAGTTCACAGTGCCCTATGTGTTGGCAATCTATTAGTCTCAAAGACCCCACTgg TCAGGAATTGCTTGAGGGTGTTGTACAGGAGAGGAATCTCCGCTTCAATCCATCTAGAAACGCCACCATTTTTCGTCATCCTACTCTCGGCGATTTTGAATTACAACAT CTCCCAGCGGGGGTGGATAATGCAGAGCTTGAAGAACGCATCATTCAGCACttggctgctgctgctgctgctgctatgGGCCGTGCAAGACATGGGACAAGAAGGGAAGGCCACAGAAGCAGCAGGTCATCAACTCAAGGTGGTCATCCACAGTTCATGGTCTTCTCTCCTCCTCCTAACGCTCCGCCTTCTCCTCCTCCCATGCTTTCCTCTCCATCTCAGAGAGATGAGACTGACCTTCACAATGCTACTATAGGGGAGGGTTCTCTACAGTCAAACATGCAGCCACCACCAGCTTCTTCTCATCCTCACCAGGGTTCTCCTTCGGCATCTGATTCAAACACCAG GTCTCCTAATCAATCTTCTCCAAGTGACCAAGATAGAGCTGGACCATCCGAACTCCAATCATTTTCAGAATCTTTGAAGTCTCGTCTAACCTCTGTCTCGACGAG ATACAAGGAATCGATAACAAAGAACACGAGGAACTGGAAAGATAGATTTTTCTCTCGCAACACGTCCATGGCAGAACTTGGCTCTGAGGTTAAAAGAGAGGTCAGTGCTGGAATCGCCACTGTGTCCCGCATGATGGAACGTCTAGAAACgagagaaaacagtagtagacCTGACACTGCATCTGTACCATCATCAAGTGGCACAGAAAATCACACTCCTGCTGAATCAAACAATGAGCGTAATAGATCAGAAGCGGGTGATGAACATTCTTCGAATGAAAGAGGTGTGAAAGAAACATGTGCGGCTGGTTCTAGTTCTAGCTAA
- the LOC106371672 gene encoding outer envelope protein 61 produces the protein MFNGMMDPEMIRLAQDQMSRMTPADFARIQQQMMSNPDLMKMATESMQNMRPEDLKQAAEQLKHTRPEDMAQIGEKMANASPEEIAAMRAQADAHFTYQINAAQMLKKQGNELHSRGNFSGAAEKYLRAKNNLKDIPSSKGGALLLACSLNLMSCYLRTNQHQECIKEGSEVLAYDATNVKALYRRGQAYRDLGLFQDAVSDLSKAHEVSPEDETIADVLRDVKEKLAVEGPGKASARGVVIEEITEQNTVTSGESNKPINETQRESNGGGLKTDLDGLQALKDDPEAIRTFQNFISKTDPDTLAALSGGKAGDMSPDMFKTASSMIGKMSPEEIQKMVQTASSSFKGDSPGENGFAPTPDMLKMASDMMSKMSPEERERMFNMASSLKPNASASTSYSDGEGSEPPRVSSVVGESSSFVAPRSMPSAPPADLQEQMRNQMKDPAMRQMFTSMIKNMNPEMMASMSEQFGMKLSQEDAAKAQEAMASLSPEALEKMMRWADRAQTGIEKAKKAKKWLLGKGGLIFAICILVLAMVLHRLGYIGR, from the exons atgtTTAACGGGATGATGGATCCTGAGATGATTCGTCTCGCTCAAGATCAGATGAGCCGTATGACTCCAGCCGATTTCGCCAGAATCCAACAACAG ATGATGTCGAATCCGGATTTGATGAAGATGGCAACGGAGAGTATGCAGAACATGAGGCCTGAAGATTTGAAACAAGCTGCTGAACAGCTCAAGCATACTAGGCCTGAGGATATGGCTCAGATTGGCGAGAAGATGGCTAATGCTTCCCCTGAGGAGATTGCAGCTATGCGTGCCCAAGCTGATGCTCACTTCACTTATCAAATCAACGCAGCTCAGATGCTGAAAAAACAG GGGAATGAGCTTCATAGCAGAGGAAATTTCAGTGGTGCTGCAGAGAAATATTTGCGT GCGAAGAACAATCTGAAGGACATTCCGTCTTCTAAAGGTGGAGCGCTTTTGTTGGCTTGTTCCCTCAATCTCATGTCATGTTATTTGAGGACCAATCAGCATCAAGAGTGCATCAAGGAAGGTTCCGAG GTTTTGGCATATGACGCAACAAATGTCAAAGCACTATACAGAAGGGGTCAAGCTTACAGAGATCTTGGTCTGTTTCAA GATGCCGTATCCGATCTAAGCAAGGCCCATGAAGTTTCCCCTGAAGATGAGACCATTGCCGATGTTCTAAG AGATGTTAAGGAAAAATTGGCGGTTGAGGGACCTGGCAAGGCATCAGCAAGAG GTGTGGTGATTGAAGAGATAACTGAACAAAACACTGTTACTTCTGGAGAAAGTAATAAACCTATTAATGAGACACAACGAGAAAGCAACGGTGGTGGTCTAAAGACGGATCTTGATGGCTTGCAGGCTCTCAAAGACGACCCTGAAGCAATCAG AACGTTCCAGAACTTCATTTCAAAAACTGATCCCGACACACTCGCTGCTTTGAGCGGAGGCAAAGCTGGAGACATGTCACCAGACATGTTCAAAACCGCTTCCAGCATGATAGGCAAGATGTCACCCGAAGAGATTCAGAAAATGGTCCAGACAGCCTCCTCGTCGTTCAAAGGAGACAGCCCTGGAGAAAACGGGTTTGCACCAACACCAGACATGCTTAAAATGGCGTCTGATATGATGAGTAAGATGTCACCAGAGGAGCGTGAGAGGATGTTTAACATGGCATCGTCTTTAAAACCAAACGCTTCAGCTTCAACATCGTACAGCGATGGGGAAGGATCTGAACCACCACGGGTTAGTAGTGTTGTAGGCGAGTCTAGTTCCTTCGTGGCTCCAAGAAGCATGCCTTCTGCTCCACCTGCTGACTTGCAGGAACAGATGAGAAACCAAATGAAAGATCCAGCCATGCGACag ATGTTCACGTCTATGATAAAGAATATGAATCCGGAGATGATGGCTAGCATGAGCGAACAGTTCGGAATGAAGCTTTCTCAAGAAGATGCTGCAAAAGCTCAGGAAGCCATGGCTTCTCTTTCTCCTGAAGCTTTGGAGAAAATG ATGAGATGGGCGGATAGGGCACAAACGGGGATAGAGAAAGCGAAGAAAGCAAAGAAGTGGTTGCTAGGGAAAGGAGGGTTGATCTTTGCAATATGCATACTCGTTTTAGCAATGGTTCTTCATCGTCTCGGCTACATTGGAAGGTAA
- the LOC106371674 gene encoding ras guanine nucleotide exchange factor Y, whose amino-acid sequence MVRSHKQEARVSATYIQSVKPQRPPSTTMTTTTDGTKGGKTQTHKKQVRRRLHTSRPYQERLLNMAEARREIVTALKHHRASMRHAAKIPPPPPSHPPQKLFSPPPPPPPPDPFSWLNPQLNSLLPNQPLGLNLNFHDFNDFIQTTSSSSSSSSSSSSSSSSSSAITNPHIYSTPSPPLSTFSATAPQQPPKQLMETENNVETSAWWSELMMKTVETEMMKSQTVEDDVFPKFNDVMEFPSWLNPTDEELFHPYNLSTHYSSPHNPPLSCMEIKEIEGMDGDDWLAWLSHKD is encoded by the exons ATGGTCAGATCACACAAGCAAGAAGCACGCGTCTCTGCTACTTACATCCAATCAGTGAAGCCACAACGTCCTCCTTCCACCACCATGACCACAACCACAGATGGCACCAAGGGCGGCAAAACGCAGACGCATAAGAAACAAGTGAGAAGACGACTCCACACAAGCCGTCCTTACCAAGAACGTCTCCTTAATATGGCCGAAGCTCGCCGTGAAATCGTCACCGCCTTAAAACACCATCGCGCTTCCATGAGACACGCCGCCAAGATTCCACCGCCTCCACCGTCTCATCCGCCGCAGAAACTGTTTTCGCCACCGccacctccacctcctccaGATCCATTTTCTTGGTTGAATCCACAACTCAATTCACTCCTCCCTAACCAACCTCTAGGGTTAAACCTAAATTTCCACGACTTTAATGACTTCATCCAAACCACGTCAtcgtcttcatcatcatcgtcgtcttcttcaagctcatcatcatcctcctcagCAATAACGAATCCGCATATCTACTCCACCCCTTCACCTCCCCTTTCCACCTTCTCCGCCACAGCTCCTCAACAACCGCCGAAGCAGCTGATGGAAACGGAAAACAACGTGGAGACGTCAGCTTGGTGGTCAGAGCTCATGATGAAGACGGTGGAGACCGAGATGATGAAGTCGCAGACAGTCGAAGATGACGTCTTCCCAAAGTTCAATGACGTCATGGAGTTTCCTTCTTGGTTGAATCCAACGGATGAAGAATTGTTTCATCCTTATAATCTCTCTACTCATTACTCCTCCCCTCACAATCCTCCATTGTCCtg TATGGAGATTAAAGAAATTGAAGGCATGGATGGAGACGATTGGCTTGCCTGGCTGAGCCACAAAGATTGA
- the LOC106371673 gene encoding protein WHAT'S THIS FACTOR 1 homolog, chloroplastic: protein MGSLPRRTLRFYGNAHKVFAIMPERSFISGECPFGRVWVRLMTSSKRVQDRSREKRVRELEVATEKWKIANKVMFLMELLKSEPEMIMKVRLLEQYRRQINLPKPHKISDFIRKSPKVFELYKDERGVLWCGMTKEGEELLEEHDGLVEENGDKAAEHVTRCLMMSVDKKLRLDKIAHFRRDFGLPLDFRVNWVNKFPELFKVVKVEDGEEYLELVSWNPAWAITELEKKTLGLTEESDHKPGLLSLPFPMKFPPSYKKMYRYRGKIEHFQKRTYLSPYADARGLEAGSKEFDKRAIAVMHELLSFTLEKRLVTDHLTHFRREFVMPQKLMRIFLKHCGIFYVSERGKRFSVFLTEAYEGPELIEKCPLILWKEKLLRFTGYRGRKRDIQTYSDTLEMEEKELLYSSSSGDDDDMMSDDDDEMDIGEVNDAYEKN, encoded by the coding sequence ATGGGAAGCTTGCCACGTAGGACGCTGCGATTCTACGGGAATGCCCACAAGGTGTTTGCGATAATGCCTGAGAGAAGCTTTATATCTGGAGAGTGCCCTTTCGGGCGGGTATGGGTGAGGTTAATGACGAGCAGCAAGCGTGTTCAAGATAGGAGCAGGGAGAAGCGAGTCCGCGAGCTCGAAGTAGCGACTGAGAAATGGAAGATAGCTAACAAAGTGATGTTCTTGATGGAGCTGTTGAAGAGTGAGCCAGAGATGATCATGAAGGTCAGGTTGTTGGAGCAGTACAGGCGTCAGATCAATTTGCCTAAGCCGCATAAGATCAGCGATTTCATCAGAAAGTCTCCAAAGGTGTTTGAACTGTACAAGGATGAGAGGGGAGTGTTGTGGTGTGGGATGACGAAGGAAGGGGAAGAGTTGTTGGAGGAGCATGATGGGTTGGTTGAGGAGAATGGTGACAAGGCTGCGGAGCATGTGACTAGGTGTTTGATGATGTCTGTTGATAAGAAGCTTCGGTTGGATAAGATTGCTCATTTCCGGAGAGATTTTGGGTTGCCTCTTGACTTCAGGGTGAACTGGGTAAACAAGTTTCCTGAGCTTTTTAAAGTTGTGAAGGTTGAGGATGGAGAGGAATATCTAGAGCTTGTTTCATGGAATCCAGCTTGGGCTATAACAGAGTTGGAGAAGAAGACTCTAGGCTTAACTGAGGAAAGCGATCACAAGCCAGGTTTGCTTTCACTGCCTTTCCCTATGAAGTTTCCTCCATCATACAAGAAAATGTACCGGTACAGAGGGAAGATTGAACATTTTCAGAAGCGAACTTACTTGTCTCCTTATGCCGATGCACGTGGACTCGAAGCTGGTTCAAAGGAATTCGATAAACGGGCAATCGCAGTTATGCACGAGCTGCTTAGTTTTACGCTGGAGAAGAGATTGGTGACGGATCATTTGACGCATTTCAGGAGAGAGTTTGTGATGCCGCAGAAGCTGATGAGGATATTCTTGAAGCATTGTGGTATCTTCTATGTCTCTGAGAGAGGGAAGAGGTTCAGTGTGTTCTTGACAGAAGCTTACGAAGGCCCCGAGCTGATTGAGAAGTGCCCTTTGATACTTTGGAAAGAGAAGTTGCTGAGGTTTACAGGTTACAGAGGGAGGAAGAGAGATATTCAAACTTATAGTGATACTTTGGAAATGGAAGAGAAAGAATTGCTCTATAGTAGTAGTtcaggagatgatgatgatatgatgTCGGATGATGATGACGAGATGGACATTGGTGAAGTGAATGATGCATATGAGAAGAATTAG
- the LOC106421318 gene encoding ethylene-responsive transcription factor ERF016-like → MEAPLPKYTGVRKRKWGKWVAEIRLPNSRERIWLGSFDSAEKAARAFDAALYCLRGPGARFNFPDNPPEIPGGRSLTPQQIQVVANRFACEEPLPPPQQQQQQQEQPPSPHGDRTEEGVGNSARGVSSGGSGGPTLGQVGGDSNNHVGNCNSNSNTNSNDTTPYWPFMWEENLMVPTTSEELGTYFMDVDSTNLYFPSTQHELSSDFYHDGASVVEDDYSHYNINLWNF, encoded by the coding sequence ATGGAAGCACCATTGCCCAAGTACACAGGTGTAAGGAAGAGGAAGTGGGGCAAATGGGTGGCCGAGATTCGTCTCCCCAACAGCCGCGAGAGAATCTGGCTCGGATCCTTCGACTCCGCTGAGAAGGCGGCGCGTGCTTTTGACGCGGCTCTTTACTGCCTCCGCGGCCCCGGTGCACGTTTTAACTTCCCGGATAATCCTCCGGAGATACCCGGCGGACGTTCTCTGACGCCGCAGCAGATTCAGGTGGTAGCTAACCGCTTCGCCTGCGAGGAACCGTTACCACCAcctcagcaacaacaacaacaacaagaacagCCACCCTCGCCACATGGCGATAGGACGGAGGAAGGAGTTGGAAATTCGGCACGTGGGGTAAGTAGTGGTGGTAGTGGTGGGCCGACGTTAGGACAAGTTGGGGGAGATAGTAACAACCACGTGGGTAATTGCAATAGCAATAGCAATACCAATAGTAACGATACGACACCGTATTGGCCGTTTATGTGGGAAGAGAATCTTATGGTTCCTACAACTTCGGAAGAGTTAGGTACTTATTTCATGGACGTTGATTCGACCAACTTGTATTTCCCGTCGACACAACATGAGCTCTCATCTGATTTTTACCACGATGGAGCATCTGTTGTTGAAGATGATTACTCTCATTACAACATTAACCTTTGGAATTTCTGA